One genomic region from Mesorhizobium terrae encodes:
- a CDS encoding purine-nucleoside phosphorylase, producing the protein MSSSSRFGLAALAATLVSTVPAAHAEQPIAPKVLVITMFGGEAKPWLEGRKLDTKVKVPGLSKEYPEVACDAAGLCVMTTAMGYANAASSVSALVYSGLFDLKQSYILIAGIAGVDPSDGTLGSAHWARFAVDAGLRHEIDPRQIPVDWPDGVVALGAKKPGEKPKWGSGTEVYKLNEKLADKALALTSKVELADSDEAKAYRAVYKTAPGNAAPTVSICDTLSTDTYWHGTKTAESMGKWVSLLTDGAGNYCTTQMEDNASLTALQRGADAGLLQFDRIALLRTASNFDREPEGKTAVESLSANSGGFGPATANAYRVGSKFADTVITDWAEWQKGVPAK; encoded by the coding sequence ATGTCCTCATCCTCCCGCTTCGGCCTCGCCGCGCTCGCCGCCACTCTCGTTTCAACCGTGCCCGCAGCCCATGCCGAGCAGCCGATCGCGCCGAAAGTCCTCGTCATCACCATGTTCGGCGGCGAAGCGAAACCCTGGCTGGAAGGACGCAAGCTCGACACCAAGGTGAAGGTCCCCGGCCTGTCGAAGGAGTACCCGGAGGTCGCTTGCGATGCTGCCGGCCTGTGCGTGATGACGACCGCCATGGGCTACGCCAACGCTGCCAGCTCGGTCTCCGCGCTTGTTTACAGCGGCCTTTTCGACCTCAAGCAGAGCTATATCCTGATTGCCGGCATAGCCGGGGTTGATCCGAGCGATGGCACGCTGGGTTCCGCGCACTGGGCACGTTTCGCGGTCGACGCAGGGCTGCGCCACGAAATCGATCCACGCCAGATTCCGGTCGACTGGCCGGATGGCGTCGTCGCGCTTGGTGCTAAGAAGCCGGGCGAGAAGCCCAAATGGGGTTCGGGCACCGAGGTGTACAAACTGAACGAAAAGTTGGCCGACAAGGCGCTCGCCCTGACCAGCAAGGTGGAGCTTGCCGACAGCGATGAAGCCAAGGCCTATCGCGCCGTTTACAAGACGGCTCCCGGCAATGCCGCCCCCACCGTAAGCATCTGCGACACGCTGTCGACCGATACCTATTGGCATGGCACCAAGACGGCGGAAAGCATGGGCAAATGGGTATCCCTGCTGACCGACGGCGCCGGCAACTATTGCACCACGCAGATGGAAGACAACGCCTCTCTGACGGCCCTTCAACGCGGCGCCGACGCCGGTCTCCTGCAGTTCGACCGCATTGCACTCTTGCGCACGGCCTCCAACTTCGACCGTGAACCGGAAGGCAAGACGGCGGTTGAATCGCTCAGCGCCAACTCGGGCGGCTTCGGCCCGGCAACCGCCAATGCGTACCGGGTGGGCTCCAAATTCGCCGACACCGTCATCACCGACTGGGCGGAATGGCAGAAGGGCGTGCCCGCGAAATAG
- a CDS encoding GcvT family protein, whose protein sequence is MKSHAKAVVIGGGVVGCSVLYHLAKAGWKDVMLIERSELTSGSSWHAAGGFHTLNGDPNVAKLQAYTVQLYKELEELSGQSCSLHLTGGVMLADSPERMDFLRLAHAKGRYLGMDTELITPAEAKAMFPLMDEKHFVGAMWDPVEGHLDPSGTTHAYAKAAKKLGAEIVLRNRVVELTQDPDGTWNVITEQGTVKAEHVVNCGGLWAREVGRMVGVELPLLAMEHMYLLTEPMPEVEAFNKETGREMVGVLDFKGEIYTRQERNGILLGTYEKACKPWSPVNTPWNFGHELLQPDIDRIAPSLEIGFRHFPGIEKAGIKQIINGPFTFAPDGNPLVGPVQGLTNFWCACAVMAGFSQGGGVGLALSNWMVNGDPGFDVWGMDVARWGEWASLRYTNAKVRENYSRRFSIRFPNEELPAARPAQTTPLYDTMVANNAVMGDSWGLETPLWFAPKGSEPKDIVSFHRSNDFEHIGNEVRAVRERVGVTEIANFAKYEVSGPSAEDFLNRLMTNRMPKKGRIVLTPMLNEFGKLIGDFTIAKTDEEKFMIWGSSAAQKYHMRWFEKHLPKDGSVALHRFDQTLVGLSIAGPKAQELLQKLVDVDISSTAFKFMDFREMAVGGAPCMVNRITYTGDLGYEIWMAPAYQRLVYAAIKGAGEEFGIVDFGMRALLAMRLEKNFPTWFRELRPIYGPFEGGMDRFIKMEKNDFIGREAAAKEQAVMANGQGSKLRRVSFIVDVADADVMGDEPVWAKVPTDYGTVEKPHGYGAPRFDETGKEVRGSTAAQGASAVRGIVDGEWRVVGWITSGGYAHYVKKSMAQGYVPAALAENETAGMFEIEILGHRRPARINVEPPFDPSGEKMRG, encoded by the coding sequence ATGAAATCCCACGCTAAAGCGGTTGTCATCGGCGGCGGTGTCGTCGGCTGCTCGGTCCTCTACCACCTGGCCAAGGCTGGCTGGAAAGACGTGATGCTGATCGAGCGCTCGGAACTTACCTCCGGCTCGTCCTGGCATGCCGCCGGCGGCTTCCACACGCTGAACGGCGACCCCAACGTCGCCAAGCTGCAGGCCTATACCGTGCAGCTCTACAAGGAGCTGGAAGAGCTTTCGGGCCAGTCCTGCTCGCTGCACCTGACCGGCGGCGTCATGCTGGCCGACAGTCCCGAGCGCATGGATTTCCTGCGACTGGCTCACGCCAAGGGCCGCTATCTCGGCATGGACACCGAGCTGATCACGCCGGCCGAGGCCAAGGCGATGTTCCCGCTGATGGACGAGAAGCACTTCGTCGGCGCCATGTGGGATCCGGTGGAAGGCCATCTCGACCCTTCCGGCACCACCCACGCCTATGCCAAGGCCGCCAAGAAGCTCGGCGCAGAGATCGTCTTGCGCAACCGCGTTGTCGAGCTAACGCAGGATCCGGACGGCACCTGGAACGTCATCACCGAACAGGGCACGGTCAAGGCCGAGCATGTCGTGAACTGCGGCGGCTTGTGGGCACGCGAGGTCGGCCGCATGGTCGGCGTCGAGCTGCCGCTGCTGGCCATGGAGCATATGTACCTGCTGACCGAGCCGATGCCGGAGGTCGAGGCCTTCAACAAGGAAACCGGCCGTGAAATGGTCGGCGTGCTCGACTTCAAGGGCGAGATCTACACGCGACAGGAGCGCAACGGCATCCTGCTCGGCACCTATGAGAAGGCCTGCAAGCCTTGGTCGCCGGTCAACACGCCGTGGAATTTCGGCCACGAACTGCTGCAGCCCGACATCGACCGTATCGCGCCGTCGCTGGAAATCGGCTTCAGGCATTTCCCCGGCATCGAGAAGGCCGGCATCAAGCAGATCATCAATGGCCCGTTCACCTTCGCGCCGGATGGCAACCCGCTGGTCGGCCCGGTGCAGGGCCTCACCAATTTCTGGTGCGCCTGCGCGGTCATGGCTGGGTTCAGCCAGGGCGGTGGCGTCGGACTGGCGCTGTCGAACTGGATGGTGAACGGCGATCCCGGCTTCGACGTCTGGGGCATGGATGTCGCGCGCTGGGGCGAATGGGCCTCGCTGCGCTACACCAACGCCAAGGTGCGCGAAAACTATTCGCGCCGCTTCTCCATCCGCTTCCCCAACGAGGAACTGCCAGCGGCAAGGCCGGCGCAGACCACGCCGCTCTACGACACGATGGTCGCAAACAACGCTGTGATGGGCGACTCGTGGGGTCTGGAAACGCCGCTGTGGTTCGCCCCCAAGGGCAGCGAGCCGAAGGACATCGTTTCCTTCCACCGCTCCAACGATTTCGAGCATATCGGCAACGAGGTGCGCGCCGTGCGCGAGCGCGTCGGTGTCACCGAGATCGCCAACTTCGCCAAGTATGAGGTGTCGGGCCCGAGCGCGGAGGACTTCCTCAATCGCCTGATGACCAACCGCATGCCGAAGAAGGGCCGCATCGTGCTGACGCCGATGCTGAACGAATTCGGCAAGCTGATCGGCGATTTCACCATCGCCAAGACCGACGAAGAGAAATTTATGATCTGGGGCTCGTCGGCGGCGCAGAAATACCACATGCGCTGGTTCGAAAAGCACCTGCCGAAGGACGGCTCGGTCGCTCTGCACCGGTTCGACCAGACGCTGGTCGGCCTTTCGATCGCTGGCCCCAAGGCGCAGGAACTGCTGCAGAAGCTGGTTGACGTCGACATCTCGTCCACGGCCTTCAAGTTCATGGACTTCCGCGAGATGGCCGTCGGCGGCGCGCCCTGCATGGTCAACCGCATCACCTATACCGGCGACCTCGGCTACGAGATCTGGATGGCGCCGGCCTATCAGCGCCTGGTCTACGCGGCGATCAAGGGCGCCGGCGAGGAGTTCGGCATCGTCGATTTCGGCATGCGCGCCTTGCTTGCGATGCGCCTGGAAAAGAACTTCCCCACCTGGTTCCGCGAACTGCGCCCCATCTACGGCCCGTTCGAAGGCGGCATGGACCGCTTTATCAAGATGGAGAAGAACGACTTCATCGGCCGCGAGGCCGCTGCCAAGGAACAGGCGGTAATGGCCAACGGCCAAGGTTCGAAGCTGCGCCGTGTCTCCTTCATTGTCGATGTCGCCGACGCCGACGTGATGGGCGACGAGCCGGTATGGGCCAAGGTGCCGACCGACTACGGCACGGTCGAGAAGCCGCATGGCTACGGGGCACCACGCTTCGACGAGACCGGCAAGGAAGTACGCGGCTCGACGGCCGCGCAGGGCGCTTCCGCCGTGCGCGGCATCGTTGACGGCGAATGGCGGGTCGTCGGCTGGATCACGTCGGGCGGCTATGCGCACTATGTCAAGAAATCCATGGCCCAGGGCTACGTGCCGGCAGCACTTGCCGAGAACGAAACCGCTGGCATGTTCGAGATCGAGATCCTCGGACATCGCCGCCCCGCCCGCATCAACGTTGAGCCACCGTTCGACCCGAGTGGCGAAAAGATGCGCGGGTGA
- a CDS encoding M24 family metallopeptidase, with translation MNTGTNFGRHRKIMPFEPGGGSSPSGSETLRSAAREKAAALNQHVLGYGPVAEAEWAAAGIPAPDLPAMRKYRLERIRAELKRRDYAGALLYDPVNIRYATDSTNMQLWVAHNPTRHCFVATEGPVVLFDYFSCEHLSDHSGVVDEVRPAVSWMYLYGGELTEQRVKRWAAGIADLVREHGGGNRRIAVDHLNPEGMAELAGLGITIGNGEAVMENARLIKSPDEVLCMHRAIVACEAAMGEMEAALKPGISENELWAELHRGNIARGGEWIETRLLSSGPRTNPWFQECSSRKIEAGDLVAFDTDLIGPYGFCADLSRTWLAGDGRPGNEQHDLYRIAAEQIAHNTELMQPGTGFRELAERSKNPPDDCFPARYGVLYHGVGLADEYPTLPHAADWIADTPDGVLQPGMVLCVESYIGRLGGHEGVKIEEQVLITETGNRQLSAYPLDERLLAG, from the coding sequence ATGAACACCGGCACAAACTTCGGCCGCCATCGCAAGATCATGCCATTCGAACCGGGCGGCGGCTCTTCGCCGTCCGGTTCCGAGACCTTGCGTTCGGCGGCACGCGAGAAAGCCGCCGCCCTCAACCAGCATGTCCTGGGCTACGGCCCGGTCGCCGAGGCGGAGTGGGCCGCCGCCGGCATCCCTGCCCCCGACCTGCCGGCGATGCGCAAATACCGGCTTGAGCGCATCCGCGCCGAGCTGAAGCGCCGCGACTATGCCGGCGCCCTGCTCTACGATCCCGTCAACATCCGCTACGCGACAGATTCCACCAACATGCAGCTGTGGGTGGCGCACAATCCAACCCGCCACTGCTTTGTCGCCACCGAAGGGCCGGTGGTGCTGTTCGACTATTTCTCCTGCGAGCACCTGTCCGACCATTCCGGCGTGGTCGACGAAGTGCGTCCGGCGGTCTCCTGGATGTATCTTTATGGCGGCGAGTTGACGGAGCAACGCGTCAAACGCTGGGCCGCGGGCATCGCCGATTTGGTGCGCGAACATGGCGGCGGCAATCGGCGCATCGCCGTCGACCACCTCAATCCCGAAGGCATGGCGGAACTGGCCGGCCTCGGCATCACCATCGGCAATGGCGAAGCGGTGATGGAAAATGCGCGCCTGATCAAATCGCCCGACGAGGTCCTGTGCATGCACCGCGCCATCGTCGCCTGCGAGGCCGCGATGGGGGAAATGGAAGCGGCGCTGAAGCCCGGCATTTCAGAAAACGAACTGTGGGCCGAACTGCACCGCGGCAACATCGCGCGCGGCGGCGAGTGGATTGAAACCCGGCTCCTATCCTCCGGTCCGCGCACCAATCCCTGGTTCCAGGAGTGCTCGTCGCGAAAGATCGAGGCCGGCGACCTCGTCGCCTTCGACACCGACCTGATCGGCCCCTACGGTTTCTGCGCCGACCTTTCGCGCACCTGGCTTGCCGGCGACGGTCGCCCCGGCAACGAGCAGCACGACCTTTACCGCATCGCCGCCGAGCAGATCGCCCACAACACCGAGCTGATGCAGCCTGGCACCGGCTTCCGCGAACTGGCCGAGCGCTCGAAGAACCCGCCGGACGATTGCTTCCCCGCGCGCTACGGCGTGCTTTATCATGGCGTCGGCCTCGCCGACGAATACCCGACCTTGCCGCATGCAGCCGACTGGATCGCCGACACGCCGGACGGCGTCTTGCAGCCTGGCATGGTGCTCTGCGTGGAGAGCTACATTGGCCGGCTCGGCGGCCACGAGGGCGTCAAGATCGAGGAACAGGTGCTGATCACCGAAACCGGCAACCGGCAGCTCTCCGCCTATCCGCTCGACGAAAGGCTGCTTGCTGGCTAA
- a CDS encoding fatty acid desaturase — MAKKRNKVSSQPAVEWPTVFLAAGCYGTWLAAGFLIWPSYPLVALAVLTLIVALQSSLIHEVLHGHPTRNALVNEAFVFAPIGLVWPFRRFKTLHLRHHCDERLTDPLDDPESYYKALWHHHDMPAAMQFLLKINNTMVGRFILGPWLSVIGFFIDDAKQMLAGDKTIQKAWLLHAVGLAIVVPVIQFGFGMPLWLYILVPMWFGQSLISIRTFAEHQWSERPEGRTVIVERSPLSLLFLNNNLHFVHHKKPTVAWYKLPKLFRDDREKWLKANNGYAYPNYFALLKAYAFKAKEPIVHPALRRVPEKGRAFTPRVRAHNVNGLGTAPVPAEPPKE, encoded by the coding sequence ATGGCGAAGAAGCGTAACAAGGTTAGCAGTCAACCGGCGGTCGAATGGCCGACCGTCTTTCTCGCCGCCGGCTGTTACGGCACCTGGCTCGCCGCAGGGTTTCTCATCTGGCCGTCTTATCCGCTCGTCGCGCTTGCCGTGCTGACGCTGATCGTGGCGTTGCAGTCCTCGCTGATCCACGAGGTCCTGCACGGCCATCCGACACGCAATGCGTTGGTCAACGAGGCCTTTGTCTTCGCGCCGATCGGCCTGGTCTGGCCGTTCCGACGCTTCAAGACGCTGCATCTGCGCCACCATTGCGACGAACGCCTGACCGACCCACTCGACGACCCGGAAAGCTACTACAAGGCGCTCTGGCATCATCACGACATGCCGGCGGCGATGCAGTTCCTGCTCAAAATCAACAACACGATGGTCGGCCGTTTCATCCTCGGCCCCTGGCTTTCGGTGATCGGTTTCTTCATTGACGATGCCAAGCAGATGCTGGCCGGAGACAAGACGATCCAAAAGGCCTGGTTGCTGCACGCGGTCGGGCTCGCCATCGTTGTGCCGGTGATCCAGTTCGGCTTCGGCATGCCGCTGTGGCTCTACATTCTGGTGCCGATGTGGTTCGGCCAGTCGCTGATTTCGATCCGGACTTTCGCCGAGCATCAGTGGTCGGAGCGTCCGGAAGGCCGCACGGTGATCGTCGAGCGCTCGCCGCTATCCTTACTGTTCCTGAACAACAATCTGCACTTCGTGCATCACAAGAAGCCGACGGTTGCCTGGTACAAGTTGCCGAAGCTGTTCCGCGACGACCGCGAAAAATGGCTGAAGGCCAACAATGGCTATGCCTATCCGAACTATTTCGCGTTGCTGAAAGCCTATGCCTTCAAAGCCAAGGAGCCGATCGTGCATCCGGCGCTGCGGCGAGTGCCGGAAAAGGGCAGGGCGTTCACGCCGCGAGTCAGGGCGCATAATGTCAATGGTCTCGGCACCGCGCCGGTGCCGGCCGAGCCGCCCAAGGAGTGA
- a CDS encoding helix-turn-helix domain-containing protein translates to MDKRDLSTVFRERLKLLLTRSDLNQSAFASAVGIDRSALSQLLSGASTRLPRAETLLNIAAEFKVSLDWLLGLSQDEGVTGEIRESLEIEEASGGFERTLIAKWHAEAAGTKIRYVPAGIPDLLRTEALVDYEAGISNKSRQAQAGETQYRIDYSRRPETDMEVCMPRHTLEIFARGLGVWDAFPPEERREQLLHMAALLDDLYPTFRLYLYDGRMRYSIPYTIFGPYRAAIYVGDMYIVLNATQPIRTLTGHFDNLIRAAEINAHEAAAFAQRLADLPLAVSRG, encoded by the coding sequence ATGGACAAGCGCGACCTCTCGACCGTGTTCCGCGAGCGGTTGAAATTGCTCTTGACACGCTCCGACCTCAACCAGTCAGCCTTCGCTTCAGCCGTGGGCATCGACCGTTCGGCGCTGTCGCAACTGCTGTCGGGCGCCTCAACCCGCCTGCCGCGCGCCGAAACGCTGCTCAACATCGCCGCCGAGTTCAAGGTGTCGCTCGACTGGCTGCTCGGCCTCTCCCAAGACGAGGGCGTGACGGGCGAAATCCGCGAAAGCCTGGAGATCGAGGAAGCATCAGGAGGCTTCGAACGCACGCTGATCGCCAAATGGCACGCCGAGGCTGCGGGAACCAAGATCCGCTACGTGCCGGCCGGCATTCCTGACCTTTTGCGCACCGAGGCGCTGGTCGACTATGAGGCCGGCATTTCCAACAAGAGCCGACAGGCACAGGCCGGCGAAACCCAATACCGCATCGACTACAGCCGGCGCCCCGAAACTGACATGGAAGTCTGCATGCCGCGCCACACGCTTGAAATCTTCGCGCGCGGATTGGGCGTGTGGGACGCCTTCCCGCCGGAAGAACGCCGCGAGCAGCTCTTGCACATGGCCGCCCTGCTCGACGACCTCTACCCGACCTTTCGCCTCTATCTCTATGACGGGCGCATGCGTTATTCGATCCCCTATACGATCTTCGGACCGTACCGGGCCGCGATCTATGTCGGCGACATGTACATCGTGCTCAACGCCACCCAGCCGATCCGCACGCTGACCGGCCATTTCGACAATCTGATCCGCGCAGCCGAGATCAACGCGCATGAGGCGGCAGCCTTCGCGCAGCGGCTGGCCGACTTGCCGCTTGCCGTTTCGCGCGGCTGA
- a CDS encoding trimethylamine methyltransferase family protein, whose product MTAALHPAEPVLATDRARRGGRAGKRAGGSAAFEQPAFRQLKNPLQPTKLVSDDELESIHLASLRVLKEIGVDVLHDGARQIMKEHGADVRPGSERVRFDSDMIIELISHCPSEFTIHARNPAHNVRFGGNNLIISMMASAPNCSDIDRGRRPGNQVDYRNFLKLAQMHNILNCTGGYPVEPIDIHPSIRHLECIRDLALLTDKMFHIYSLGKERNVDGIEITRIARGISREQLMQEPSVFTIINTNSPLKLDVPMMEGIIQMSSMGQVVIVTPFTLSGAMAPVTIAGALVQQNAEALAGISFAQMVKKGAPVGYGGFTSNVDMKSGAPAFGTPEYMKAQLVGGQLARRYKIPYRTSNTCAANTVDAQAAYESVFSLWGAVQGGGNLMMHAAGWLEGGLRCSFEKTILDIDLLQMVAEFLTPLDLSEDALGFDAIQSVGPGGHFFGTQHTQDRYKTAFYSPIISDWRNFETWAEAGSPTAIDRANRVWKERLASYEEPYIDPAIREELNAFVDKRIAEGGAPTDF is encoded by the coding sequence ATGACCGCTGCACTGCACCCCGCCGAGCCGGTTCTGGCCACCGATCGCGCCCGCCGCGGCGGCCGCGCAGGAAAACGCGCCGGCGGTTCGGCGGCTTTCGAGCAGCCGGCGTTCCGGCAGCTGAAAAACCCGTTGCAGCCGACGAAGCTAGTTTCCGACGATGAGCTGGAATCGATCCACCTCGCCTCGCTGCGTGTGCTGAAGGAAATCGGCGTCGACGTTCTCCACGATGGCGCCCGCCAGATCATGAAGGAACACGGCGCCGATGTGCGCCCTGGGAGCGAGCGTGTGCGCTTCGACAGCGACATGATCATCGAGCTGATCTCCCACTGCCCGTCGGAATTCACCATCCATGCCCGCAACCCGGCGCACAATGTGCGCTTCGGCGGCAACAATCTGATCATCTCGATGATGGCGTCGGCGCCCAACTGCTCCGACATCGACCGTGGTCGCCGACCAGGCAATCAGGTCGACTACCGCAATTTCCTCAAGCTCGCGCAGATGCACAACATCTTGAACTGCACGGGCGGCTACCCCGTCGAGCCGATCGACATCCACCCATCGATCCGCCACCTCGAATGCATCCGCGACCTAGCACTGCTCACCGACAAGATGTTCCACATCTATTCGCTCGGTAAGGAGCGCAATGTCGACGGCATCGAGATCACCCGCATCGCCCGTGGCATTTCCCGCGAACAGTTGATGCAGGAGCCGTCGGTCTTCACCATCATCAACACCAATTCACCGCTCAAACTCGACGTGCCGATGATGGAAGGCATCATCCAGATGTCTTCGATGGGCCAGGTCGTCATCGTCACGCCCTTCACCCTGTCGGGCGCGATGGCGCCGGTCACGATCGCCGGTGCGCTTGTGCAGCAGAACGCCGAGGCGCTTGCCGGCATTTCCTTTGCACAGATGGTGAAAAAGGGCGCGCCGGTGGGTTATGGCGGCTTCACCTCCAATGTCGACATGAAGTCGGGCGCCCCTGCTTTCGGCACGCCGGAATACATGAAGGCGCAGCTTGTCGGCGGCCAGCTGGCGCGCCGCTACAAAATTCCTTACCGCACCTCCAACACCTGCGCCGCCAACACCGTGGACGCGCAGGCGGCCTATGAAAGCGTTTTCTCGCTGTGGGGCGCCGTCCAAGGCGGCGGCAATTTGATGATGCATGCCGCCGGCTGGCTGGAAGGCGGCCTGCGCTGCTCCTTCGAGAAGACCATTCTGGACATCGACCTCCTGCAGATGGTGGCCGAATTCCTGACGCCGCTCGACCTTTCCGAAGACGCGCTCGGCTTCGACGCCATCCAGTCGGTCGGCCCCGGCGGCCATTTCTTCGGCACCCAGCACACACAGGACCGCTACAAGACAGCCTTCTATTCGCCGATCATCTCCGACTGGCGCAATTTCGAGACCTGGGCCGAGGCCGGCTCGCCGACCGCCATCGACCGCGCCAACCGCGTCTGGAAGGAGCGTCTGGCGAGCTACGAGGAGCCCTATATCGACCCGGCGATCCGCGAGGAGCTCAACGCCTTCGTCGACAAGCGCATCGCCGAAGGCGGCGCGCCGACTGACTTCTGA
- a CDS encoding phosphate/phosphite/phosphonate ABC transporter substrate-binding protein produces the protein MSKFIAALPMYDWPEMRAEVDAQWATIRDALRHAGIDAPERIVRRNADLPAVAGGLRDASGKVVMPDPVTLPPDELDFHAVWLHPALLFAQTCWGPMELGLERHVQVIGQPSYDGMEGGRGGLYSSAIVMRQPAQHVAAPTNGKAVMPLELLRGKRFAFNSLDSMSGIIAITRDLQAAGEGLDIFSERIESGGHRNSIVEVAEGRADVATIDSRSWAQAQRFEPRAKDVAVVGWTAQRKGLPYITARSATSALLAKLREAVSPASKAELIAGQDRLENQAPGAW, from the coding sequence ATGAGCAAATTCATTGCGGCGCTGCCGATGTATGACTGGCCCGAGATGCGCGCCGAGGTCGACGCGCAATGGGCGACGATCCGGGACGCCTTGCGGCATGCCGGTATCGATGCGCCGGAAAGGATCGTGCGGCGCAATGCCGATCTGCCGGCGGTTGCCGGCGGCCTGCGCGACGCTTCCGGTAAGGTCGTGATGCCCGATCCGGTGACACTGCCGCCGGACGAGCTCGATTTCCACGCGGTGTGGCTGCATCCGGCACTGCTTTTCGCGCAGACTTGCTGGGGGCCGATGGAGCTCGGACTGGAGCGCCACGTGCAGGTGATCGGCCAGCCGAGCTATGACGGTATGGAAGGCGGCCGGGGCGGCCTCTATTCCAGCGCCATCGTCATGCGGCAACCGGCGCAACACGTTGCCGCGCCCACCAATGGCAAGGCGGTGATGCCGCTGGAGCTTCTTCGCGGCAAGCGCTTCGCCTTCAACAGCCTGGATTCGATGTCCGGCATCATCGCCATCACACGCGACCTGCAGGCGGCCGGCGAAGGCCTCGACATCTTTTCCGAGCGCATCGAAAGCGGCGGCCATCGCAACTCCATCGTGGAGGTGGCCGAGGGGCGAGCCGATGTCGCGACGATCGACTCCCGCAGTTGGGCCCAGGCGCAGCGTTTCGAGCCGCGGGCGAAGGACGTCGCTGTCGTCGGCTGGACAGCGCAGCGCAAGGGCTTGCCTTACATCACGGCGCGCAGTGCAACGTCGGCCCTGCTGGCAAAACTGCGCGAGGCGGTCTCCCCAGCCAGCAAGGCGGAACTGATCGCCGGCCAAGATCGTCTGGAAAACCAGGCGCCAGGCGCCTGGTGA